In Methanomicrobium antiquum, one DNA window encodes the following:
- a CDS encoding deoxyhypusine synthase encodes MNHDDICGTPVIQAKVRAGMTVNELIEEFGKSRAYNAGSLWRAANIYENMLRDEDTVKFFGLSGAMVPGGMGGIVSDLIDKGHIDILVSTGANLTHDTIEAIGCRHYHGTEICDDVLLREEEINRIYDVYLPSDAFVKFEEFLQDTFGKLEKGKKYSIQELTRLIGDNLNTGILATAAEKNIPVYCPAIQDSMIGLQYWLFNQTGGVTIDAFADMNKLLDACFEAKKAGAMLIGGGVPKNYIFQSMLMTPKGFDYAVQLTGDRPDLGGLSGATLDEAKSWGKITEEATSQTVYGDASINMPLLVAAVLERLEK; translated from the coding sequence ATGAATCATGATGATATCTGCGGCACACCCGTCATACAGGCAAAAGTAAGAGCGGGAATGACCGTAAACGAACTTATCGAAGAATTTGGCAAATCACGTGCATACAATGCAGGATCACTATGGCGTGCGGCAAACATTTATGAAAATATGCTCCGGGACGAAGATACAGTAAAATTCTTTGGACTCTCCGGTGCAATGGTTCCCGGAGGAATGGGTGGAATTGTATCTGATCTGATAGATAAAGGCCATATAGACATTCTGGTCTCAACAGGGGCAAACTTAACACATGATACAATAGAGGCAATAGGATGTAGGCATTATCATGGAACAGAGATCTGCGATGATGTTCTTCTCCGTGAAGAAGAGATCAACAGAATATATGATGTATATCTTCCAAGCGATGCATTTGTCAAATTCGAAGAGTTCCTCCAGGACACTTTCGGAAAACTTGAAAAAGGAAAAAAATACTCAATTCAGGAATTAACACGTTTAATTGGTGATAATCTAAACACAGGAATACTTGCAACAGCGGCTGAGAAGAACATTCCGGTCTACTGCCCTGCAATTCAGGATTCAATGATAGGTCTTCAGTACTGGCTTTTTAACCAGACAGGCGGTGTTACAATTGATGCCTTTGCCGATATGAACAAACTTCTTGATGCCTGCTTTGAGGCAAAAAAGGCAGGCGCAATGCTCATCGGCGGAGGAGTTCCCAAAAATTATATCTTCCAGAGCATGCTTATGACACCTAAAGGCTTTGACTATGCAGTCCAGCTTACCGGAGACAGACCTGACCTTGGAGGACTGTCCGGTGCGACACTTGATGAGGCAAAATCATGGGGAAAAATTACAGAAGAGGCAACCTCACAGACAGTCTATGGAGACGCTTCTATAAACATGCCTTTGCTTGTTGCCGCAGTTCTAGAGAGGCTTGAAAAATAA
- a CDS encoding YigZ family protein, with translation MQELSAVKYEEKKSRFYAHLYLIDSPDEFFELLVRHQKLYKKAAHHCSAMKYEDKEGRVFSESKNDGEVGHPGRVLYSVLENNGLLTHAIIVSRLFGGIKLGPAGVSRAFRKSGVCAVKLYLDKKRP, from the coding sequence ATGCAGGAGTTGTCAGCAGTAAAGTATGAAGAGAAAAAATCCCGGTTTTATGCACATCTCTATCTTATTGACTCTCCGGATGAATTTTTTGAACTTTTAGTAAGGCATCAGAAATTATACAAAAAGGCGGCACATCACTGTTCTGCAATGAAATATGAAGACAAAGAAGGAAGAGTTTTTTCTGAATCCAAAAATGACGGAGAAGTTGGTCATCCCGGAAGAGTGCTTTATTCAGTTCTTGAAAACAACGGCCTTTTAACCCATGCAATTATTGTATCAAGGCTTTTTGGCGGTATAAAGCTTGGGCCCGCAGGTGTTTCACGCGCATTTCGAAAGAGCGGTGTTTGCGCTGTAAAGCTTTATCTTGATAAAAAACGTCCATGA
- the hxlB gene encoding 6-phospho-3-hexuloisomerase has product MCGCEIPHVKDSMRLMIEEVASLIDKMSDEKTEEFLSELVKDRTIYVAGAGRSGLIGRAFAMRLMHLGLDSYVVGETVTPAMEKGDLVILFSGSGETNSVVDIAETAKSLGGFICLITSREKSRISDIADCKIVLPSKPPNDTEWPNTFEVRQLTGGYKSLSLPLAPLGTLFETSAMIFSDAVVASLMEMKHCGIEDVIGRLSNIQ; this is encoded by the coding sequence ATGTGCGGGTGTGAAATTCCTCATGTTAAAGACAGCATGCGGCTGATGATAGAGGAAGTCGCCTCTTTGATAGATAAGATGTCTGATGAAAAAACAGAAGAGTTTCTATCGGAGCTTGTAAAGGACAGGACAATATATGTTGCAGGAGCGGGCCGCTCAGGGCTTATCGGCCGTGCTTTTGCAATGCGTCTTATGCATCTTGGTCTTGACAGCTATGTTGTTGGAGAGACAGTAACTCCTGCGATGGAAAAAGGAGATCTTGTTATTCTTTTTTCAGGGTCGGGTGAGACAAATTCTGTTGTAGATATTGCAGAGACTGCAAAATCACTCGGCGGATTTATATGCCTGATAACATCGCGTGAAAAATCCAGGATTTCTGATATTGCCGACTGCAAAATTGTTCTTCCCTCAAAACCGCCAAACGATACCGAATGGCCAAATACGTTTGAAGTGAGACAGCTTACCGGCGGATACAAATCACTCTCGCTTCCGCTTGCACCATTGGGGACGCTGTTTGAGACTTCAGCAATGATTTTTTCAGACGCAGTCGTAGCATCTCTTATGGAGATGAAGCACTGCGGAATAGAGGATGTAATAGGAAGGCTTTCAAACATCCAGTAA
- the nrdD gene encoding anaerobic ribonucleoside-triphosphate reductase has protein sequence MIWTEEQLKTAKKYKSLEEIPVEERRYKCHTCHHVVTDTPCPCCGETNLEIMCPLDHCNCQHSIIEKIEYCPLCGQPVCPECGSHDVSQVSRVTGYLADVAGWNQGKQQELKDRAHYNVA, from the coding sequence ATGATATGGACTGAAGAGCAACTCAAAACCGCCAAAAAATACAAATCACTTGAGGAGATTCCAGTCGAGGAGAGGCGTTACAAGTGCCACACCTGCCACCATGTGGTCACAGATACTCCATGCCCCTGTTGCGGCGAGACAAATCTTGAGATTATGTGTCCGCTTGATCACTGCAACTGCCAGCACTCAATTATTGAAAAGATTGAGTACTGCCCGTTATGCGGCCAGCCCGTCTGCCCGGAGTGCGGCTCACATGATGTTTCACAGGTCTCAAGAGTGACAGGCTACCTGGCCGATGTTGCCGGATGGAACCAGGGCAAACAGCAGGAATTAAAAGATCGTGCACATTACAACGTCGCATGA
- a CDS encoding HEAT repeat domain-containing protein, with amino-acid sequence MSSEYEKKSERLRAERVRREEENFWIYIKQLKDIGISYRVRAAEALGNYGDPRAVPYLIECIENETDSGVLYVAVNSISVFKDKRTVIPLISLLKCDDKWVRRGAAKALGAIGDKECIGHILPLLSDSNPKIRASAAEAIGLMSYWDFVDDVIPLLNDLDADVRMAAGKAVKMLGRGDLADKSDR; translated from the coding sequence ATGAGTTCGGAATATGAAAAAAAATCAGAAAGGCTTCGCGCCGAAAGAGTGCGAAGGGAAGAGGAAAACTTCTGGATATACATAAAACAGCTAAAGGATATTGGAATTTCATACCGTGTGAGGGCCGCAGAAGCGCTTGGAAACTATGGCGACCCCCGTGCCGTTCCTTATTTAATCGAATGTATTGAGAATGAAACAGATTCCGGAGTATTGTATGTTGCTGTAAATTCAATCTCTGTATTTAAGGACAAAAGAACAGTTATTCCTTTAATTTCACTTCTTAAGTGCGATGATAAGTGGGTAAGACGCGGGGCGGCAAAAGCACTTGGCGCTATTGGTGATAAGGAGTGTATTGGACACATTCTTCCGTTGCTTTCCGATTCAAACCCAAAAATACGCGCATCTGCCGCAGAGGCAATAGGTCTTATGAGTTATTGGGATTTTGTCGATGATGTAATTCCTCTTCTTAATGATTTGGATGCAGATGTAAGAATGGCGGCAGGAAAGGCTGTTAAGATGCTTGGCCGCGGTGATCTTGCAGATAAATCAGACAGATAA
- a CDS encoding DUF1858 domain-containing protein, translating to MVLTADSPLTELLQENPKAAEILMRFGMGCVGCALASGESIRQAAAGHGIPLEELLDALGIEQ from the coding sequence ATGGTATTAACAGCAGACAGTCCTTTAACAGAATTGCTTCAGGAAAATCCAAAAGCGGCAGAGATATTGATGCGCTTTGGCATGGGATGTGTTGGATGTGCACTTGCTTCAGGAGAGTCAATCAGACAGGCCGCCGCAGGTCACGGGATTCCTCTTGAAGAACTCTTAGACGCACTTGGAATTGAACAGTAA
- the pyrF gene encoding orotidine-5'-phosphate decarboxylase, with amino-acid sequence MTELILALDVLTREEALEIAEETYPYLDAIKLGYPLVLGAGLSVARELSQFDLPLIADFKVADIPNTNRLIAEHVFESGFSAIIAHGFAGSDSLKAIVEATENAGGECYVVAEMSHPGALEFLSGETAEKIAQMAVDCGTDGIIAPATRPERVKALRSIIKDKKILSPGVGAQGGDAREIAPLIDGMIVGRSIYNSENPAKEAEKFAFVRR; translated from the coding sequence ATGACCGAACTTATACTTGCACTTGATGTGCTGACACGGGAAGAGGCGCTTGAAATTGCAGAAGAGACATATCCTTATCTTGATGCAATAAAGCTTGGATACCCGCTTGTTTTAGGAGCAGGGCTTTCTGTTGCAAGAGAACTTTCACAGTTTGATCTGCCGCTTATCGCAGATTTTAAAGTCGCAGACATTCCTAACACAAACCGGCTTATTGCAGAGCATGTCTTTGAATCCGGTTTTTCAGCAATAATTGCACATGGATTTGCCGGAAGTGATTCACTAAAGGCTATTGTTGAGGCCACGGAAAACGCCGGCGGAGAATGCTATGTCGTAGCCGAGATGAGCCATCCGGGCGCACTTGAATTCCTCTCCGGCGAAACTGCAGAAAAAATAGCGCAAATGGCAGTTGACTGCGGAACAGACGGCATTATTGCTCCTGCAACAAGACCTGAGCGTGTGAAAGCGCTTAGAAGCATTATCAAAGATAAAAAAATTCTCTCACCAGGTGTTGGCGCACAGGGCGGAGATGCAAGGGAAATTGCACCATTAATTGACGGAATGATAGTGGGACGCTCAATATATAACTCTGAAAATCCTGCAAAGGAAGCTGAAAAATTTGCTTTCGTTCGCCGATGA
- a CDS encoding malate dehydrogenase: protein MAKVTIIGASGRVGQFAAYSVSQIPFVTKIILFGREGNEDVLEGTKWDFIDSFAALGRNLKLFWSVDPKELKDSDIVIITAGIPRCNGQDRLDLAKKNADLIRMYAEMISKNAPESIIFVVSNPVDIMTAVALKYSGFPQNRVFGLGTHLDSMRLKSFVANHFQVHVSEVHTRIIGEHGNSMVPLWSATTIGGIQISNLPAFASLPKEEMVHWVKTAGSHIIAKSGATVYGPGAAIASLVKTVLGNENRILTVSAYIKSEVHDIGNVCIGVPARLNRMGAFPVPIRISEDEVKKFQESVEKIRIVTAEVIEELES from the coding sequence ATGGCAAAAGTAACCATTATCGGTGCTTCAGGCAGAGTAGGTCAGTTTGCTGCGTACTCAGTGTCGCAGATTCCTTTTGTGACAAAGATAATTCTTTTTGGAAGAGAAGGAAATGAAGATGTGCTTGAGGGCACGAAATGGGATTTTATCGATTCATTTGCGGCCCTTGGGAGAAATTTAAAGCTATTCTGGAGTGTTGATCCAAAGGAACTTAAGGATTCTGATATTGTAATAATAACAGCCGGAATTCCGAGGTGCAATGGTCAGGACAGACTCGATTTGGCAAAGAAGAATGCAGATCTTATCAGAATGTATGCTGAGATGATCTCCAAAAACGCTCCTGAAAGCATTATTTTTGTCGTATCAAATCCTGTTGACATAATGACTGCAGTAGCATTGAAATATTCAGGATTTCCACAGAACCGTGTTTTTGGTCTTGGAACACACCTTGACTCTATGAGGCTTAAATCATTTGTTGCAAATCATTTTCAGGTTCATGTAAGTGAGGTTCACACCCGTATTATCGGTGAACACGGAAACAGTATGGTGCCTTTGTGGTCGGCAACAACAATCGGAGGAATTCAGATAAGTAATCTTCCGGCATTTGCAAGCCTTCCAAAAGAAGAGATGGTTCACTGGGTAAAAACAGCAGGCTCACATATAATCGCAAAGAGCGGAGCCACTGTTTACGGTCCGGGTGCGGCGATTGCTTCGCTTGTAAAAACTGTTCTTGGCAATGAAAACAGAATATTGACAGTTTCAGCCTACATTAAAAGCGAGGTTCATGATATTGGAAATGTCTGCATAGGCGTCCCTGCAAGGCTTAACCGTATGGGAGCATTTCCGGTGCCGATAAGAATCTCTGAGGATGAGGTTAAAAAATTTCAGGAATCTGTTGAAAAAATCCGAATTGTAACAGCCGAAGTAATAGAAGAGCTTGAAAGCTGA
- a CDS encoding class I SAM-dependent methyltransferase, whose amino-acid sequence MNESPVFWDEHYRLCKNIWAGSVSLPKYPSGTKVLEAGCGNGKTLASMKETGWDITAFDFSKEAALLSRKNSPGFFNADIFVSDASYLPFKDEVFDLVFARHITGHSKKKKRDFIAGELIRVLKSGGELHFVEFEISDMRNKKETFVEDNTFLNKNGIITHFFSEDEVRNLLSKVNEKFIQTEKWPLKIKGKDYQRAEINAVFEK is encoded by the coding sequence ATGAATGAATCACCGGTCTTTTGGGATGAGCACTACAGGCTGTGCAAAAATATCTGGGCAGGAAGTGTCAGCCTTCCGAAATACCCTTCCGGGACAAAAGTTCTTGAGGCCGGATGCGGGAATGGAAAAACACTTGCTTCGATGAAAGAGACCGGCTGGGATATTACAGCTTTTGATTTCTCAAAAGAAGCCGCCCTTCTTTCAAGGAAAAATTCTCCGGGTTTTTTCAATGCTGACATTTTTGTATCCGATGCATCATATCTTCCATTTAAGGATGAAGTGTTTGATTTGGTCTTTGCCCGGCATATAACAGGTCATTCCAAAAAGAAAAAAAGGGATTTTATCGCCGGTGAACTAATCAGGGTTCTAAAATCAGGCGGAGAACTGCATTTTGTTGAATTTGAAATTTCAGATATGCGAAACAAAAAAGAAACTTTCGTGGAAGATAATACTTTTTTGAATAAAAACGGCATTATAACTCATTTTTTTTCCGAAGATGAAGTAAGAAACCTCCTTTCAAAGGTAAATGAAAAATTCATACAGACTGAAAAATGGCCTCTTAAAATAAAGGGAAAAGATTACCAAAGGGCTGAAATTAACGCTGTTTTTGAGAAATAA
- a CDS encoding adenosylcobinamide amidohydrolase — protein sequence MRYFISDNTLFIRGSFKAASTGIKGGISDIETVINHTVPRNFSHDNPYVCLREIIQNKGYSDNFFGMLTAVPIKNLCVFSYDYITVFITAGVSNPNPKGPNTINIIIHSREPLSDGALLEMIITATEAKADALFSMGYDFAGTTTDEVVVLYDRYNVNNENDEKSLKSEIEAEPDKSTNFIHEYAGTYTDCGKKVYTCVKMGIPEAIKRHEEIIHAKEPSFFVFSTRGGFKMTLWQKENCEYYPCHFNGQRCLLCFCPFYPCKDESLGEWFISSEKKAKIWSCKRCFLNHYPEIVEIYLKNPDISLESLKVKARELNLKLTES from the coding sequence ATGAGATATTTTATTTCAGACAATACTCTTTTTATAAGAGGCTCTTTTAAAGCCGCCAGCACAGGTATAAAAGGCGGAATTTCAGATATAGAGACAGTTATTAACCATACTGTGCCCAGGAATTTTAGTCATGACAATCCATACGTCTGCCTGCGCGAAATAATTCAAAATAAAGGATATAGTGATAATTTTTTTGGAATGCTCACCGCCGTTCCGATAAAAAACCTGTGCGTTTTTTCATATGATTATATCACAGTCTTCATCACAGCCGGAGTCTCAAATCCAAATCCAAAAGGGCCAAACACAATAAATATAATTATCCATTCAAGAGAGCCTTTATCAGACGGTGCTCTTTTAGAGATGATAATCACCGCAACCGAGGCCAAGGCAGATGCACTGTTTTCTATGGGCTATGATTTTGCCGGAACAACTACTGATGAGGTTGTTGTTCTCTATGACAGATATAATGTAAATAATGAAAATGATGAAAAATCTCTCAAAAGCGAAATTGAGGCAGAACCGGATAAATCAACGAATTTTATTCATGAATATGCAGGAACTTATACCGATTGCGGAAAAAAAGTTTATACATGCGTCAAAATGGGTATTCCTGAGGCAATAAAAAGACATGAAGAGATAATTCATGCAAAAGAACCGTCATTTTTTGTATTCAGCACAAGAGGCGGATTTAAGATGACACTCTGGCAGAAGGAGAACTGTGAATATTATCCCTGCCACTTTAACGGGCAAAGATGTTTACTCTGCTTTTGCCCCTTTTACCCCTGCAAAGACGAATCGCTTGGAGAATGGTTCATCTCATCTGAAAAAAAGGCAAAGATATGGTCTTGCAAAAGATGTTTCCTGAATCATTATCCGGAGATAGTAGAGATTTACCTTAAAAACCCGGATATTTCACTAGAATCACTAAAAGTTAAAGCACGGGAATTAAACCTTAAATTAACTGAATCTTAA
- a CDS encoding nucleotide-binding protein, with product MDIDPQVTERISRKIEEKGASVDIERIQSKLNLLISDFGIPVEEAERTVTNEFIRELNLNSQENRGNPDIIDIADANPGDWVTVEGKIVSLSTPPSPSMAQTGIIADDSGAIRFVVWAKADCQEMEVGKWYRLESATVDEYRGSPSMKIHSGTTVTEIEDKVSVMPDPVGISELKPGVATVRVKVIQDWEPRHERIFQTGILGDESGTAKFVTWKDINNTRLEEGKVYNIYYAGVDEYQGRISLNLTGTMFVEDEGADIEVSGGKTTITGAFINLGPGSGLIKRCPVEGCSRVLNRQNFCPIHEIQNKFRYDLRITGVLDDGNSATNVLIQREETEKITGIALEKAIEIAENNPLGMDDVFMRMQDILMGRYFSCRGNDMDGTILVKSCEPLGFDSEKHTALINRADRADMEVDL from the coding sequence ATGGACATTGATCCTCAGGTAACAGAAAGAATCTCCCGGAAAATAGAAGAGAAAGGCGCAAGTGTGGACATTGAAAGGATACAGTCCAAACTGAATCTGCTAATATCCGACTTTGGAATTCCGGTTGAAGAGGCTGAAAGAACAGTAACAAATGAGTTTATACGCGAACTCAATTTAAATAGCCAGGAGAACAGAGGCAATCCGGATATCATTGATATCGCAGATGCAAACCCCGGAGACTGGGTTACAGTTGAAGGAAAAATAGTATCGCTTTCAACACCGCCTTCACCATCCATGGCACAGACAGGAATCATCGCCGATGATTCAGGCGCAATAAGATTTGTCGTCTGGGCAAAGGCAGACTGTCAGGAGATGGAAGTTGGCAAATGGTACAGGCTTGAATCCGCAACTGTTGATGAATATCGCGGATCTCCAAGCATGAAAATTCATTCAGGAACCACAGTTACAGAAATAGAAGACAAAGTTTCTGTGATGCCAGACCCTGTTGGAATATCGGAGTTAAAACCGGGCGTTGCAACAGTGCGTGTCAAAGTTATCCAGGACTGGGAGCCGCGGCATGAGAGAATTTTCCAGACCGGAATTCTTGGTGATGAATCAGGAACAGCCAAATTTGTGACATGGAAGGATATTAATAATACAAGACTTGAGGAAGGAAAGGTCTACAATATCTACTATGCAGGTGTGGATGAATACCAGGGAAGAATCTCACTTAATCTTACAGGCACAATGTTTGTCGAAGATGAAGGTGCAGATATAGAAGTTTCCGGCGGCAAAACAACAATTACCGGAGCCTTCATCAATTTAGGACCGGGATCAGGTCTTATAAAAAGATGCCCTGTAGAAGGATGTAGTCGCGTTTTAAACAGACAGAATTTCTGCCCCATTCATGAAATTCAGAATAAATTCAGATACGATTTAAGGATTACCGGCGTTTTGGACGATGGAAATTCGGCAACAAACGTCCTCATTCAAAGAGAAGAGACTGAAAAAATAACAGGAATTGCTCTTGAAAAAGCAATTGAGATAGCGGAGAACAATCCTCTTGGAATGGACGATGTCTTCATGAGAATGCAGGATATTTTAATGGGCAGGTACTTCAGCTGTCGTGGAAATGATATGGATGGAACAATTCTTGTAAAAAGCTGTGAACCACTTGGTTTTGACAGTGAGAAGCACACTGCTCTTATTAACCGCGCTGACAGGGCGGATATGGAGGTTGATTTATAA